From the Clostridium sp. Marseille-P299 genome, the window TAATACCGTAAAGTTATGCACTAATTTAAAATGCTGATGAACCATACCAATTCCAAGAGCATTCGCGTCCATTGGACCTGTTATTTTAACTTCTTCACCACGCACTTTAATAATTCCACTCTCTGGTTGATATAGCCCAAACAATACACTCATTAAAGTTGATTTACCAGCACCATTTTCTCCAAGAAGTGCATGGATTTCACCTTTTTTAAGCTGTAAATAAATATTGTCATTTGCTATAATACCAGGAAACTTTTTGGTAATCCCTTGCATTTCAATAATGTATTCCACAGATGAAACTCCCTCCTATCGGATAAAGAAGGGTGCTGCAAAATTTAAATAAATGCTATTTTGCGACACCCCTTTTTTGTCTTATTATTCAACTACGGTAATGGATACATGAGGTACTGATAGATCTTTTACACTAGCTATATCTTTATCTCTTTCTGGTTTATATTCACCAGATACTAATTTTGAATAAAGGGTTTCGTACTGTTCTTTACTAAATGTTTTAAATTTAGAAGTTTCCATTGGTAGACCTACACCTTTTCCTGTTACATCAAGTGTTACAACTTTTCCACCAGGGAAATTACCATCATAAAACATTTTAATACCATCGTATACGGAATTATCCAGTAATTTCATAGCTGATGTTATTACTGTATCTGATTCTGGTGACTGATCTACGTCAACACCAATTACTTTACCATTGTTATCTTGTGCTGCAGCCATAACTGAGTTACCAACCGCACCACCACAACCAAATATAACTTCGGTTCCATTCTGGTACCAAGAAGCTGCTGTTGTTTGTGCTTCAGGTGTTGCATCAAATCCACCAGTATAATGATACATCATACTGATATTATCAACTCCTAATTCAGATGCTGCTTGATTTGCACCTTGTACAAAACCATAACCAAATCGAACAACTGGTGGTAATGCCATACCTCCCATAAAGCCTAACTTTCTATAACCGTCCATAACAGCTGCATATCCAGCTAAAAATCCTGCTTGTTCTTCTGCATAGTAAATTGCATATACATTATCTTTTATTGTATAATCAGTATTCGAATCAGTGCCTTTTGATGGTTGACTATCCAAGATGATAAACTTTACATCTGGATATGTAGTCTGAGCTTCAAAGACTGCCTCTGTAAACTTATATCCTGGACAAACTATTAATTTTGCTCCACCACGAACTGCAAGACCTATGGTCTCAATGTAGGAAGCAGTTGTTGCTTCTGCTGGTTGATAATACTTATGGGTTTTATTATTCTCTTTTGCATAACGCTCAAGCCCTTCCCATGAACCTTGATTAAAAGATTTGTCATTAATAGTACCAACATCTGTGACCAATGCTAACTCATACCCGCTCTTTTTTCCCTCTTCCCCTGGTGTAGTTGTTCCTTTTTGGCCACATCCGATTAATAGGGTTGTCGTTAGTACAACTAGCATTACAAGTGATAACACTTTCTTCATAAAAATCCCTCCATCATCTAAGACTTGCTTTTATTTCATATAGAACTTGTCCATATGATATATATAGATCTTAAAACCATTTATTCATCTATACGAATAGTATAGCCAATAAATTGCTTAAGTATCTATCATAGAAATGAAACATTTACCTTATAATTTGTTAGTTCTATATTCTTTATGCAGAAAGTATCTCAATTTATTAATTTTTTATCCTAAAGTTTCTATTTACATATTTTAACATCCTTAGGAAAACTATATCATACTTAAAATAGCCCGTAAAGATACCACAAGTAAGTTAAACTATTTCTAACTGCCATATTTCTACTTTATATTACTTTTAAAGTCAAAATACGATATAATACTACTTTTTCTTGTGTAAAATACATGTAATACGACTGAAAAATAACCCAGAATCAAAGATATGCAACGTTAGTTTTCGTTAAAAACACGATGAATGAGCACAAAAAAGAGCCTGTTAAAAAATTGATTTTATAGGCTTTCTCTCAAGGAATAAACCATTGATTTGCTCATAAATAATCTTATTTTTTAACAAACTCTATTTTTTTAATCTTCAAGATTCTTTGGTGAAAATCCCAAAGGCATTAAGTCTTTTAATGTATAA encodes:
- a CDS encoding BMP family lipoprotein, whose product is MKKVLSLVMLVVLTTTLLIGCGQKGTTTPGEEGKKSGYELALVTDVGTINDKSFNQGSWEGLERYAKENNKTHKYYQPAEATTASYIETIGLAVRGGAKLIVCPGYKFTEAVFEAQTTYPDVKFIILDSQPSKGTDSNTDYTIKDNVYAIYYAEEQAGFLAGYAAVMDGYRKLGFMGGMALPPVVRFGYGFVQGANQAASELGVDNISMMYHYTGGFDATPEAQTTAASWYQNGTEVIFGCGGAVGNSVMAAAQDNNGKVIGVDVDQSPESDTVITSAMKLLDNSVYDGIKMFYDGNFPGGKVVTLDVTGKGVGLPMETSKFKTFSKEQYETLYSKLVSGEYKPERDKDIASVKDLSVPHVSITVVE